A region from the Thermoplasmatales archaeon genome encodes:
- a CDS encoding lipoyl synthase — MKPEYVKVSIPSGNSYNFIKGTLRERSLHTVCEEARCPNIAECWDSGTATFMIMGSNCSRGCRFCSVTHGGMLPLDVEEPEKVAQSVEAMALKYVVITSVDRDDLPDQGSIHFSRVIRKVKESGVYVEVLIPDFQGRRDLIDNIIREKPEVLAHNVETVRRLTPVIRDARAGYDQSLSLLRYVKESNSRQITKSSIMLGNGESDEEVIDTMEDLRGAGVDILTIGQYLRPSKKQIEVKEYCPEERFRRLGEIGYRLGFSYVASGPLVRTSYRAAEAWTLRRLNNDRNGE, encoded by the coding sequence GTGAAGCCAGAGTATGTGAAGGTCAGCATACCTTCGGGCAACAGTTACAATTTCATAAAGGGCACCTTAAGGGAACGTTCCCTTCACACTGTGTGTGAGGAGGCAAGGTGCCCGAATATCGCGGAGTGCTGGGACAGCGGCACTGCAACGTTTATGATCATGGGGAGCAACTGCTCCCGCGGTTGCAGGTTCTGCTCAGTTACACATGGAGGAATGCTTCCGCTGGACGTGGAAGAACCTGAAAAGGTTGCCCAGTCGGTTGAGGCAATGGCATTAAAATATGTTGTTATTACGTCGGTTGACAGGGATGATCTCCCTGACCAGGGGTCGATCCATTTTTCCCGGGTAATCAGGAAGGTGAAGGAATCGGGAGTCTATGTTGAGGTACTAATACCAGACTTCCAGGGAAGGAGGGACCTGATTGACAATATAATCAGGGAAAAGCCCGAGGTACTTGCACACAACGTGGAAACGGTCCGGCGGTTGACTCCTGTTATCAGGGACGCCAGGGCTGGGTATGACCAGTCATTATCCTTACTGAGGTATGTGAAGGAATCAAATAGCAGGCAGATCACAAAATCTTCAATTATGCTCGGAAACGGTGAGTCCGATGAGGAAGTCATAGATACCATGGAGGACCTAAGAGGCGCAGGCGTGGATATCCTTACCATCGGCCAGTACCTGCGGCCGTCAAAGAAGCAGATCGAGGTGAAGGAATACTGTCCGGAGGAGAGGTTCAGAAGATTGGGGGAGATCGGGTACAGGCTCGGTTTCTCCTACGTTGCGTCGGGCCCCCTGGTCAGGACATCCTACAGGGCAGCGGAAGCGTGGACATTACGGAGGTTGAACAATGACAGAAATGGTGAATGA
- a CDS encoding transketolase translates to MTEMVNEQNEKDVYVRAYTAMVLSRTFDKKIVTAQRQGRIGFYTPSIGQEATQVGFSMALDQKDIIFQYYRDVALMIHRGVPIEVILDQIMGNEEDESKGRQMPSHYTAKKYNFMSVQSPVATNLPLAVGAAYALRYQKKDTVVVATFGDGSTSTPDFHAAMNLAAVFNLPVVFLCENNGWAISLPTDKQTKVEISEKAAAYGMKGIKVDGNNFIETYRAAMDAVERARTGKGPTLIDAISFRMGAHSTSDDPSKYRSESVEEGSEKDPITVAEDQLKSLGYLNDSLIAKIKEESVKIVNDKFDIQEKIPPPEPKTMFDDVYAEKNWIIKEEEDDIL, encoded by the coding sequence ATGACAGAAATGGTGAATGAACAGAATGAAAAGGACGTTTACGTCAGGGCATACACTGCAATGGTGCTGTCCAGGACGTTTGACAAGAAAATTGTGACAGCTCAGAGGCAGGGAAGGATTGGGTTCTACACTCCTTCCATAGGGCAGGAGGCCACACAGGTCGGGTTTTCCATGGCTCTTGACCAGAAAGACATAATCTTCCAGTATTACAGGGACGTTGCACTGATGATCCATCGCGGTGTGCCTATAGAGGTCATACTCGACCAGATCATGGGAAACGAGGAGGACGAGTCAAAGGGAAGGCAGATGCCCAGCCACTATACTGCCAAGAAATACAATTTCATGTCTGTGCAGAGCCCGGTGGCAACGAACCTTCCGCTAGCCGTAGGTGCGGCATATGCACTCAGGTACCAGAAGAAAGATACTGTTGTTGTTGCAACCTTTGGCGACGGTTCGACATCAACTCCAGACTTCCATGCAGCAATGAATCTTGCAGCGGTTTTCAATCTGCCGGTAGTTTTCCTGTGCGAGAATAATGGGTGGGCAATATCGCTGCCAACTGATAAGCAGACAAAGGTCGAAATATCTGAGAAAGCCGCCGCGTACGGCATGAAGGGCATAAAGGTTGATGGGAACAACTTCATCGAGACTTACAGGGCGGCAATGGATGCCGTAGAGAGGGCGAGAACCGGCAAGGGACCGACGCTTATAGATGCCATAAGCTTCAGGATGGGGGCGCATTCCACCTCAGACGATCCGTCAAAGTACAGGAGCGAATCGGTGGAGGAAGGCAGCGAAAAAGACCCGATCACTGTTGCCGAGGACCAGCTCAAGTCACTGGGATACCTCAATGATTCCCTTATTGCAAAGATAAAGGAGGAATCCGTGAAGATAGTGAACGACAAGTTCGAC